One genomic region from Xylocopa sonorina isolate GNS202 chromosome 8, iyXylSono1_principal, whole genome shotgun sequence encodes:
- the Shi gene encoding dynamin-1 shibire isoform X5: MAGNTGMEQLIPIVNKLQDAFTQLGVHMQLDLPQIAVVGGQSAGKSSVLENFVGKDFLPRGSGIVTRRPLILQLINSTNEYAEFLHCKGKKFVDFEEVRKEIEAETDRITGSNKGISNIPINLRVYSPNVLNLTLIDLPGLTKVPIGDQPADIEAQIKAMIFQFIKRENCLILAVTPANTDLANSDALKLAKEVDPQGVRTIGVITKLDLMDDGTDARDILENKLLPLRRGYIGVVNRSQKDIEGRKDIKNALAAERKFFLSHPSYRHLADRLGTPYLQRVLNQQLTNHIRDTLPALRDKLQKQLLTLEKDVEQYKHFRPDDPSIKTKAMLQMIQQLQSDFERTIEGSRSAQINTNELSGGAKMNRLFHERFPFEIVKMEFDEKELRREIAFAIRNIHGIRVGLFTPDMAFEAIVKKQIDRLKEPSLKCVDLVVQELGNVVRICTDRMSRYPRLREETERIITTHVRQREQLCKEQLILLVDCELAYMNTNHEDFIGFANAQQSSENAVKSGRHTLGNQVIRKGYMSIHNFGIMKGGSRDYWFVLTSESISWYKDEEEREKKYMLPLDGLKLRDLEQGFMSRRHLFALFNPEGRNVYKDYKQLELSCETQDDVDSWKASFLRAGVYPEKATQQANGEGEGGAETQSSMDPQLERQVETIRNLVDSYMKIVTKTTRDLVPKTIMHLIINNTKDFINAELLAHLYASGDQTSMMEESPEEAQKREEMLRMYHACKESLRIIGDVSMATVSTPVPPPVKNDWLASGENPRLSPPSPGGPRRGVTQPPPLSSNRAPPPVPMGSRQAPAIPNRPGPGGPPPARAAPGLPPPLIPSRGGGLQQRVTQAATQAAANAAVNELMDAFKIK, from the exons ATGGCAGGGAACACGGGTATGGAACAGTTAATCCCGATCGTGAACAAGCTGCAGGATGCATTCACACAGCTTGGGGTGCACATGCAACTCGATCTACCACAAATCGCAGTGGTAGGTGGTCAGAGTGCAGGAAAAAGTTCTGTTCTCGAGAACTTCGTTGGAAA GGACTTTTTACCTAGAGGATCAGGCATTGTAACTAGACGACCACTTATCTTACAACTGATTAATAGTACAAATG AATATGCCGAGTTTCTACACTGTAAAGGTAAAAAGTTTGTTGATTTTGAAGAAGTACGGAAGGAAATTGAAGCAGAAACAGATAGAATTACAGGCAGTAATAAGGGTATTTCCAATATACCGATAAATTTAAGAGTGTATTCTCCAAATG TTCTGAATTTGACGCTGATCGATTTACCTGGCCTTACAAAAGTACCAATCGGAGATCAACCAGCAGATATAGAAGCTCAAATTAAAGCTATGATTTTTCAATTTATCAAGAGAGAAAATTGTTTAATATTGGCAGTAACACCAGCAAATACAGATCTAGCAAATAGCGATGCTTTGAAACTTGCTAAAGAAGTAGACCCTCAAG GTGTTCGTACGATTGGTGTTATTACAAAATTGGATCTTATGGATGATGGTACTGATGCGAGAGATATTTTGGAAAACAAATTGTTACCCCTAAGGCGGGGTTACATAGGTGTTGTTAATAGAAGTCAGAAAGACATAGAAGGTCGGAAAGATATAAAAAATGCTCTAGCAGCTGAAAGAAAATTCTTTCTGAG CCATCCATCTTATCGACACTTGGCAGACAGATTAGGAACACCATATTTGCAACGTGTTTTGAATCAACAATTAACAAATCACATCAGAGATACTTTGCCAGCATTAAGAGATAAATTACAAAAACAGTTACTTACATTGGAAAAAGATGTCGAACAGTACAAGCATTTTAGACCCGATGATCCTTCCATTAAAACAAAAGCTATGTTACA GATGATACAACAGCTTCAGTCAGATTTCGAAAGGACTATAGAAGGTTCAAGATCCGCACAAATCAATACAAATGAACTTAGTGGCGGTGCCAAAATGAACAGATTATTTCATGAACGTTTTCCATTTGAAATAGTTAAAATGGAATTTGATGAAAAAGAATTGAGAAGAGAGATTGCTTTTGCCATTAGAAATATCCATG GTATCAGGGTAGGTTTGTTTACTCCTGATATGGCATTTGAGGCGATAGTCAAGAAGCAAATCGATAGACTCAAAGAACCTAGTCTGAAATGTGTGGATTTAGTTGTGCAAGAACTCGGTAATGTCGTGCGCATTTGTACTGATAGG ATGTCACGTTATCCTCGACTGAGAGAAGAAACGGAACGTATTATAACTACTCATGTTAGACAACGAGAACAGTTATGCAAGGAGCAATTGATACTCTTGGTTGACTGTGAACTTGCGTATATGAACACGAACCACGAGGATTTTATTGGTTTCGCTAA TGCTCAACAGTCTTCAGAGAATGCTGTTAAGTCTGGTCGTCATACATTGGGCAATCAAGTGATACGCAAAGGGTACATGTCCATCCATAATTTTGGTATAATGAAAGGTGGTTCAAGAGATTACTGGTTCGTTCTAACATCGGAGAGTATTTCCTGGTACAAAGATGAAGAA GAACGTGAGAAGAAGTACATGCTCCCTTTAGATGGACTGAAATTACGTGATTTGGAACAAGGCTTCATGTCCCGGCGTCATTTGTTTGCTTTGTTCAATCCGGAAGGCAGAAACGTTTATAAGGATTACAAACAACTCGAACTCAGTTGTGAAACGCAAGATGATGTTGATTCATGGAAAGCTTCTTTCCTCAGAGCTGGTGTATATCCTGAAAAAGCAACACAGCAAGCAAATGGTGAAGGAGAG GGCGGAGCGGAAACTCAGTCATCAATGGATCCTCAACTTGAGCGTCAAGTGGAGACTATTAGAAACCTCGTAGATTCGTACATGAAAATTGTTACAAAAACGACTCGAGATTTAGTTCCAAAAACAATTATGCATTTGATTATTAACAACACGAAGGATTTTATTAATGCAGAATTATTGGCACATCTATATGCAAGCGGTGATCAG ACTTCGATGATGGAGGAATCACCCGAGGAAGCACAAAAACGAGAGGAAATGTTGCGCATGTATCATGCATGCAAAGAATCGCTTCGCATTATTGGAGACGTTTCGATGGCGACAGTCTCCACTCCAGTACCGCCGCCTGTGAAAAATGATTGGTTGGCATCTGGTGAAAATCCAAG GTTATCACCACCATCTCCTGGTGGGCCAAGACGTGGAGTGACACAGCCACCACCTCTTTCTAGTAATCGAGCACCGCCTCCAGTACCGATGGGTAGCCGGCAAGCACCGGCTATTCCTAACCGACCAGGACCTGGTGGACCTCCTCCAGCCCGCGCTGCACCTGGCCTACCTCCTCCTCTTATACCATC TCGCGGGGGTGGTCTTCAGCAGAGGGTGACGCAAGCTGCGACGCAGGCCGCTGCTAATGCCGCCGTGAACGAGCTGATGGATGCATTCAAGATCAAGTAA
- the Shi gene encoding dynamin-1 shibire isoform X3: MAGNTGMEQLIPIVNKLQDAFTQLGVHMQLDLPQIAVVGGQSAGKSSVLENFVGKDFLPRGSGIVTRRPLILQLINSTNEYAEFLHCKGKKFVDFEEVRKEIEAETDRITGSNKGISNIPINLRVYSPNVLNLTLIDLPGLTKVPIGDQPADIEAQIKAMIFQFIKRENCLILAVTPANTDLANSDALKLAKEVDPQGVRTIGVITKLDLMDDGTDARDILENKLLPLRRGYIGVVNRSQKDIEGRKDIKNALAAERKFFLSHPSYRHLADRLGTPYLQRVLNQQLTNHIRDTLPALRDKLQKQLLTLEKDVEQYKHFRPDDPSIKTKAMLQMIQQLQSDFERTIEGSRSAQINTNELSGGAKMNRLFHERFPFEIVKMEFDEKELRREIAFAIRNIHGIRVGLFTPDMAFEAIVKKQIDRLKEPSLKCVDLVVQELGNVVRICTDRMSRYPRLREETERIITTHVRQREQLCKEQLILLVDCELAYMNTNHEDFIGFANAQQSSENAVKSGRHTLGNQVIRKGYMSIHNFGIMKGGSRDYWFVLTSESISWYKDEEEREKKYMLPLDGLKLRDLEQGFMSRRHLFALFNPEGRNVYKDYKQLELSCETQDDVDSWKASFLRAGVYPEKATQQANGEGEEGYEGGAETQSSMDPQLERQVETIRNLVDSYMKIVTKTTRDLVPKTIMHLIINNTKDFINAELLAHLYASGDQTSMMEESPEEAQKREEMLRMYHACKESLRIIGDVSMATVSTPVPPPVKNDWLASGENPRLSPPSPGGPRRGVTQPPPLSSNRAPPPVPMGSRQAPAIPNRPGPGGPPPARAAPGLPPPLIPSRGGGLQQRVTQAATQAAANAAVNELMDAFKIK; the protein is encoded by the exons ATGGCAGGGAACACGGGTATGGAACAGTTAATCCCGATCGTGAACAAGCTGCAGGATGCATTCACACAGCTTGGGGTGCACATGCAACTCGATCTACCACAAATCGCAGTGGTAGGTGGTCAGAGTGCAGGAAAAAGTTCTGTTCTCGAGAACTTCGTTGGAAA GGACTTTTTACCTAGAGGATCAGGCATTGTAACTAGACGACCACTTATCTTACAACTGATTAATAGTACAAATG AATATGCCGAGTTTCTACACTGTAAAGGTAAAAAGTTTGTTGATTTTGAAGAAGTACGGAAGGAAATTGAAGCAGAAACAGATAGAATTACAGGCAGTAATAAGGGTATTTCCAATATACCGATAAATTTAAGAGTGTATTCTCCAAATG TTCTGAATTTGACGCTGATCGATTTACCTGGCCTTACAAAAGTACCAATCGGAGATCAACCAGCAGATATAGAAGCTCAAATTAAAGCTATGATTTTTCAATTTATCAAGAGAGAAAATTGTTTAATATTGGCAGTAACACCAGCAAATACAGATCTAGCAAATAGCGATGCTTTGAAACTTGCTAAAGAAGTAGACCCTCAAG GTGTTCGTACGATTGGTGTTATTACAAAATTGGATCTTATGGATGATGGTACTGATGCGAGAGATATTTTGGAAAACAAATTGTTACCCCTAAGGCGGGGTTACATAGGTGTTGTTAATAGAAGTCAGAAAGACATAGAAGGTCGGAAAGATATAAAAAATGCTCTAGCAGCTGAAAGAAAATTCTTTCTGAG CCATCCATCTTATCGACACTTGGCAGACAGATTAGGAACACCATATTTGCAACGTGTTTTGAATCAACAATTAACAAATCACATCAGAGATACTTTGCCAGCATTAAGAGATAAATTACAAAAACAGTTACTTACATTGGAAAAAGATGTCGAACAGTACAAGCATTTTAGACCCGATGATCCTTCCATTAAAACAAAAGCTATGTTACA GATGATACAACAGCTTCAGTCAGATTTCGAAAGGACTATAGAAGGTTCAAGATCCGCACAAATCAATACAAATGAACTTAGTGGCGGTGCCAAAATGAACAGATTATTTCATGAACGTTTTCCATTTGAAATAGTTAAAATGGAATTTGATGAAAAAGAATTGAGAAGAGAGATTGCTTTTGCCATTAGAAATATCCATG GTATCAGGGTAGGTTTGTTTACTCCTGATATGGCATTTGAGGCGATAGTCAAGAAGCAAATCGATAGACTCAAAGAACCTAGTCTGAAATGTGTGGATTTAGTTGTGCAAGAACTCGGTAATGTCGTGCGCATTTGTACTGATAGG ATGTCACGTTATCCTCGACTGAGAGAAGAAACGGAACGTATTATAACTACTCATGTTAGACAACGAGAACAGTTATGCAAGGAGCAATTGATACTCTTGGTTGACTGTGAACTTGCGTATATGAACACGAACCACGAGGATTTTATTGGTTTCGCTAA TGCTCAACAGTCTTCAGAGAATGCTGTTAAGTCTGGTCGTCATACATTGGGCAATCAAGTGATACGCAAAGGGTACATGTCCATCCATAATTTTGGTATAATGAAAGGTGGTTCAAGAGATTACTGGTTCGTTCTAACATCGGAGAGTATTTCCTGGTACAAAGATGAAGAA GAACGTGAGAAGAAGTACATGCTCCCTTTAGATGGACTGAAATTACGTGATTTGGAACAAGGCTTCATGTCCCGGCGTCATTTGTTTGCTTTGTTCAATCCGGAAGGCAGAAACGTTTATAAGGATTACAAACAACTCGAACTCAGTTGTGAAACGCAAGATGATGTTGATTCATGGAAAGCTTCTTTCCTCAGAGCTGGTGTATATCCTGAAAAAGCAACACAGCAAGCAAATGGTGAAGGAGAG GAAGGATACGAG GGCGGAGCGGAAACTCAGTCATCAATGGATCCTCAACTTGAGCGTCAAGTGGAGACTATTAGAAACCTCGTAGATTCGTACATGAAAATTGTTACAAAAACGACTCGAGATTTAGTTCCAAAAACAATTATGCATTTGATTATTAACAACACGAAGGATTTTATTAATGCAGAATTATTGGCACATCTATATGCAAGCGGTGATCAG ACTTCGATGATGGAGGAATCACCCGAGGAAGCACAAAAACGAGAGGAAATGTTGCGCATGTATCATGCATGCAAAGAATCGCTTCGCATTATTGGAGACGTTTCGATGGCGACAGTCTCCACTCCAGTACCGCCGCCTGTGAAAAATGATTGGTTGGCATCTGGTGAAAATCCAAG GTTATCACCACCATCTCCTGGTGGGCCAAGACGTGGAGTGACACAGCCACCACCTCTTTCTAGTAATCGAGCACCGCCTCCAGTACCGATGGGTAGCCGGCAAGCACCGGCTATTCCTAACCGACCAGGACCTGGTGGACCTCCTCCAGCCCGCGCTGCACCTGGCCTACCTCCTCCTCTTATACCATC TCGCGGGGGTGGTCTTCAGCAGAGGGTGACGCAAGCTGCGACGCAGGCCGCTGCTAATGCCGCCGTGAACGAGCTGATGGATGCATTCAAGATCAAGTAA
- the Shi gene encoding dynamin-1 shibire isoform X2, translated as MAGNTGMEQLIPIVNKLQDAFTQLGVHMQLDLPQIAVVGGQSAGKSSVLENFVGKDFLPRGSGIVTRRPLILQLINSTNEYAEFLHCKGKKFVDFEEVRKEIEAETDRITGSNKGISNIPINLRVYSPNVLNLTLIDLPGLTKVPIGDQPADIEAQIKAMIFQFIKRENCLILAVTPANTDLANSDALKLAKEVDPQGVRTIGVITKLDLMDDGTDARDILENKLLPLRRGYIGVVNRSQKDIEGRKDIKNALAAERKFFLSHPSYRHLADRLGTPYLQRVLNQQLTNHIRDTLPALRDKLQKQLLTLEKDVEQYKHFRPDDPSIKTKAMLQMIQQLQSDFERTIEGSRSAQINTNELSGGAKMNRLFHERFPFEIVKMEFDEKELRREIAFAIRNIHGIRVGLFTPDMAFEAIVKKQIDRLKEPSLKCVDLVVQELGNVVRICTDRMSRYPRLREETERIITTHVRQREQLCKEQLILLVDCELAYMNTNHEDFIGFANAATSSHNASAQQSSENAVKSGRHTLGNQVIRKGYMSIHNFGIMKGGSRDYWFVLTSESISWYKDEEEREKKYMLPLDGLKLRDLEQGFMSRRHLFALFNPEGRNVYKDYKQLELSCETQDDVDSWKASFLRAGVYPEKATQQANGEGEGGAETQSSMDPQLERQVETIRNLVDSYMKIVTKTTRDLVPKTIMHLIINNTKDFINAELLAHLYASGDQTSMMEESPEEAQKREEMLRMYHACKESLRIIGDVSMATVSTPVPPPVKNDWLASGENPRLSPPSPGGPRRGVTQPPPLSSNRAPPPVPMGSRQAPAIPNRPGPGGPPPARAAPGLPPPLIPSRGGGLQQRVTQAATQAAANAAVNELMDAFKIK; from the exons ATGGCAGGGAACACGGGTATGGAACAGTTAATCCCGATCGTGAACAAGCTGCAGGATGCATTCACACAGCTTGGGGTGCACATGCAACTCGATCTACCACAAATCGCAGTGGTAGGTGGTCAGAGTGCAGGAAAAAGTTCTGTTCTCGAGAACTTCGTTGGAAA GGACTTTTTACCTAGAGGATCAGGCATTGTAACTAGACGACCACTTATCTTACAACTGATTAATAGTACAAATG AATATGCCGAGTTTCTACACTGTAAAGGTAAAAAGTTTGTTGATTTTGAAGAAGTACGGAAGGAAATTGAAGCAGAAACAGATAGAATTACAGGCAGTAATAAGGGTATTTCCAATATACCGATAAATTTAAGAGTGTATTCTCCAAATG TTCTGAATTTGACGCTGATCGATTTACCTGGCCTTACAAAAGTACCAATCGGAGATCAACCAGCAGATATAGAAGCTCAAATTAAAGCTATGATTTTTCAATTTATCAAGAGAGAAAATTGTTTAATATTGGCAGTAACACCAGCAAATACAGATCTAGCAAATAGCGATGCTTTGAAACTTGCTAAAGAAGTAGACCCTCAAG GTGTTCGTACGATTGGTGTTATTACAAAATTGGATCTTATGGATGATGGTACTGATGCGAGAGATATTTTGGAAAACAAATTGTTACCCCTAAGGCGGGGTTACATAGGTGTTGTTAATAGAAGTCAGAAAGACATAGAAGGTCGGAAAGATATAAAAAATGCTCTAGCAGCTGAAAGAAAATTCTTTCTGAG CCATCCATCTTATCGACACTTGGCAGACAGATTAGGAACACCATATTTGCAACGTGTTTTGAATCAACAATTAACAAATCACATCAGAGATACTTTGCCAGCATTAAGAGATAAATTACAAAAACAGTTACTTACATTGGAAAAAGATGTCGAACAGTACAAGCATTTTAGACCCGATGATCCTTCCATTAAAACAAAAGCTATGTTACA GATGATACAACAGCTTCAGTCAGATTTCGAAAGGACTATAGAAGGTTCAAGATCCGCACAAATCAATACAAATGAACTTAGTGGCGGTGCCAAAATGAACAGATTATTTCATGAACGTTTTCCATTTGAAATAGTTAAAATGGAATTTGATGAAAAAGAATTGAGAAGAGAGATTGCTTTTGCCATTAGAAATATCCATG GTATCAGGGTAGGTTTGTTTACTCCTGATATGGCATTTGAGGCGATAGTCAAGAAGCAAATCGATAGACTCAAAGAACCTAGTCTGAAATGTGTGGATTTAGTTGTGCAAGAACTCGGTAATGTCGTGCGCATTTGTACTGATAGG ATGTCACGTTATCCTCGACTGAGAGAAGAAACGGAACGTATTATAACTACTCATGTTAGACAACGAGAACAGTTATGCAAGGAGCAATTGATACTCTTGGTTGACTGTGAACTTGCGTATATGAACACGAACCACGAGGATTTTATTGGTTTCGCTAA CGCGGCAACCAGTAGCCATAATGCAAG TGCTCAACAGTCTTCAGAGAATGCTGTTAAGTCTGGTCGTCATACATTGGGCAATCAAGTGATACGCAAAGGGTACATGTCCATCCATAATTTTGGTATAATGAAAGGTGGTTCAAGAGATTACTGGTTCGTTCTAACATCGGAGAGTATTTCCTGGTACAAAGATGAAGAA GAACGTGAGAAGAAGTACATGCTCCCTTTAGATGGACTGAAATTACGTGATTTGGAACAAGGCTTCATGTCCCGGCGTCATTTGTTTGCTTTGTTCAATCCGGAAGGCAGAAACGTTTATAAGGATTACAAACAACTCGAACTCAGTTGTGAAACGCAAGATGATGTTGATTCATGGAAAGCTTCTTTCCTCAGAGCTGGTGTATATCCTGAAAAAGCAACACAGCAAGCAAATGGTGAAGGAGAG GGCGGAGCGGAAACTCAGTCATCAATGGATCCTCAACTTGAGCGTCAAGTGGAGACTATTAGAAACCTCGTAGATTCGTACATGAAAATTGTTACAAAAACGACTCGAGATTTAGTTCCAAAAACAATTATGCATTTGATTATTAACAACACGAAGGATTTTATTAATGCAGAATTATTGGCACATCTATATGCAAGCGGTGATCAG ACTTCGATGATGGAGGAATCACCCGAGGAAGCACAAAAACGAGAGGAAATGTTGCGCATGTATCATGCATGCAAAGAATCGCTTCGCATTATTGGAGACGTTTCGATGGCGACAGTCTCCACTCCAGTACCGCCGCCTGTGAAAAATGATTGGTTGGCATCTGGTGAAAATCCAAG GTTATCACCACCATCTCCTGGTGGGCCAAGACGTGGAGTGACACAGCCACCACCTCTTTCTAGTAATCGAGCACCGCCTCCAGTACCGATGGGTAGCCGGCAAGCACCGGCTATTCCTAACCGACCAGGACCTGGTGGACCTCCTCCAGCCCGCGCTGCACCTGGCCTACCTCCTCCTCTTATACCATC TCGCGGGGGTGGTCTTCAGCAGAGGGTGACGCAAGCTGCGACGCAGGCCGCTGCTAATGCCGCCGTGAACGAGCTGATGGATGCATTCAAGATCAAGTAA
- the Shi gene encoding dynamin-1 shibire isoform X1, whose translation MAGNTGMEQLIPIVNKLQDAFTQLGVHMQLDLPQIAVVGGQSAGKSSVLENFVGKDFLPRGSGIVTRRPLILQLINSTNEYAEFLHCKGKKFVDFEEVRKEIEAETDRITGSNKGISNIPINLRVYSPNVLNLTLIDLPGLTKVPIGDQPADIEAQIKAMIFQFIKRENCLILAVTPANTDLANSDALKLAKEVDPQGVRTIGVITKLDLMDDGTDARDILENKLLPLRRGYIGVVNRSQKDIEGRKDIKNALAAERKFFLSHPSYRHLADRLGTPYLQRVLNQQLTNHIRDTLPALRDKLQKQLLTLEKDVEQYKHFRPDDPSIKTKAMLQMIQQLQSDFERTIEGSRSAQINTNELSGGAKMNRLFHERFPFEIVKMEFDEKELRREIAFAIRNIHGIRVGLFTPDMAFEAIVKKQIDRLKEPSLKCVDLVVQELGNVVRICTDRMSRYPRLREETERIITTHVRQREQLCKEQLILLVDCELAYMNTNHEDFIGFANAATSSHNASAQQSSENAVKSGRHTLGNQVIRKGYMSIHNFGIMKGGSRDYWFVLTSESISWYKDEEEREKKYMLPLDGLKLRDLEQGFMSRRHLFALFNPEGRNVYKDYKQLELSCETQDDVDSWKASFLRAGVYPEKATQQANGEGEEGYEGGAETQSSMDPQLERQVETIRNLVDSYMKIVTKTTRDLVPKTIMHLIINNTKDFINAELLAHLYASGDQTSMMEESPEEAQKREEMLRMYHACKESLRIIGDVSMATVSTPVPPPVKNDWLASGENPRLSPPSPGGPRRGVTQPPPLSSNRAPPPVPMGSRQAPAIPNRPGPGGPPPARAAPGLPPPLIPSRGGGLQQRVTQAATQAAANAAVNELMDAFKIK comes from the exons ATGGCAGGGAACACGGGTATGGAACAGTTAATCCCGATCGTGAACAAGCTGCAGGATGCATTCACACAGCTTGGGGTGCACATGCAACTCGATCTACCACAAATCGCAGTGGTAGGTGGTCAGAGTGCAGGAAAAAGTTCTGTTCTCGAGAACTTCGTTGGAAA GGACTTTTTACCTAGAGGATCAGGCATTGTAACTAGACGACCACTTATCTTACAACTGATTAATAGTACAAATG AATATGCCGAGTTTCTACACTGTAAAGGTAAAAAGTTTGTTGATTTTGAAGAAGTACGGAAGGAAATTGAAGCAGAAACAGATAGAATTACAGGCAGTAATAAGGGTATTTCCAATATACCGATAAATTTAAGAGTGTATTCTCCAAATG TTCTGAATTTGACGCTGATCGATTTACCTGGCCTTACAAAAGTACCAATCGGAGATCAACCAGCAGATATAGAAGCTCAAATTAAAGCTATGATTTTTCAATTTATCAAGAGAGAAAATTGTTTAATATTGGCAGTAACACCAGCAAATACAGATCTAGCAAATAGCGATGCTTTGAAACTTGCTAAAGAAGTAGACCCTCAAG GTGTTCGTACGATTGGTGTTATTACAAAATTGGATCTTATGGATGATGGTACTGATGCGAGAGATATTTTGGAAAACAAATTGTTACCCCTAAGGCGGGGTTACATAGGTGTTGTTAATAGAAGTCAGAAAGACATAGAAGGTCGGAAAGATATAAAAAATGCTCTAGCAGCTGAAAGAAAATTCTTTCTGAG CCATCCATCTTATCGACACTTGGCAGACAGATTAGGAACACCATATTTGCAACGTGTTTTGAATCAACAATTAACAAATCACATCAGAGATACTTTGCCAGCATTAAGAGATAAATTACAAAAACAGTTACTTACATTGGAAAAAGATGTCGAACAGTACAAGCATTTTAGACCCGATGATCCTTCCATTAAAACAAAAGCTATGTTACA GATGATACAACAGCTTCAGTCAGATTTCGAAAGGACTATAGAAGGTTCAAGATCCGCACAAATCAATACAAATGAACTTAGTGGCGGTGCCAAAATGAACAGATTATTTCATGAACGTTTTCCATTTGAAATAGTTAAAATGGAATTTGATGAAAAAGAATTGAGAAGAGAGATTGCTTTTGCCATTAGAAATATCCATG GTATCAGGGTAGGTTTGTTTACTCCTGATATGGCATTTGAGGCGATAGTCAAGAAGCAAATCGATAGACTCAAAGAACCTAGTCTGAAATGTGTGGATTTAGTTGTGCAAGAACTCGGTAATGTCGTGCGCATTTGTACTGATAGG ATGTCACGTTATCCTCGACTGAGAGAAGAAACGGAACGTATTATAACTACTCATGTTAGACAACGAGAACAGTTATGCAAGGAGCAATTGATACTCTTGGTTGACTGTGAACTTGCGTATATGAACACGAACCACGAGGATTTTATTGGTTTCGCTAA CGCGGCAACCAGTAGCCATAATGCAAG TGCTCAACAGTCTTCAGAGAATGCTGTTAAGTCTGGTCGTCATACATTGGGCAATCAAGTGATACGCAAAGGGTACATGTCCATCCATAATTTTGGTATAATGAAAGGTGGTTCAAGAGATTACTGGTTCGTTCTAACATCGGAGAGTATTTCCTGGTACAAAGATGAAGAA GAACGTGAGAAGAAGTACATGCTCCCTTTAGATGGACTGAAATTACGTGATTTGGAACAAGGCTTCATGTCCCGGCGTCATTTGTTTGCTTTGTTCAATCCGGAAGGCAGAAACGTTTATAAGGATTACAAACAACTCGAACTCAGTTGTGAAACGCAAGATGATGTTGATTCATGGAAAGCTTCTTTCCTCAGAGCTGGTGTATATCCTGAAAAAGCAACACAGCAAGCAAATGGTGAAGGAGAG GAAGGATACGAG GGCGGAGCGGAAACTCAGTCATCAATGGATCCTCAACTTGAGCGTCAAGTGGAGACTATTAGAAACCTCGTAGATTCGTACATGAAAATTGTTACAAAAACGACTCGAGATTTAGTTCCAAAAACAATTATGCATTTGATTATTAACAACACGAAGGATTTTATTAATGCAGAATTATTGGCACATCTATATGCAAGCGGTGATCAG ACTTCGATGATGGAGGAATCACCCGAGGAAGCACAAAAACGAGAGGAAATGTTGCGCATGTATCATGCATGCAAAGAATCGCTTCGCATTATTGGAGACGTTTCGATGGCGACAGTCTCCACTCCAGTACCGCCGCCTGTGAAAAATGATTGGTTGGCATCTGGTGAAAATCCAAG GTTATCACCACCATCTCCTGGTGGGCCAAGACGTGGAGTGACACAGCCACCACCTCTTTCTAGTAATCGAGCACCGCCTCCAGTACCGATGGGTAGCCGGCAAGCACCGGCTATTCCTAACCGACCAGGACCTGGTGGACCTCCTCCAGCCCGCGCTGCACCTGGCCTACCTCCTCCTCTTATACCATC TCGCGGGGGTGGTCTTCAGCAGAGGGTGACGCAAGCTGCGACGCAGGCCGCTGCTAATGCCGCCGTGAACGAGCTGATGGATGCATTCAAGATCAAGTAA